In the genome of Colletotrichum lupini chromosome 8, complete sequence, one region contains:
- a CDS encoding chromosome segregation protein: MSPAKKARGRPPAANKVAKPAQKATKGRAAGKLAAAISKAGEEAINDMSSKASGKVSKRGRKAAEKVEIQEEDVEDEDEVNNASNVDSMAESEEDTAPAVKATTAKTRGRPKAAATIATTTDTPKGVPNSTTKDTAKSTKRGRGAGAKATRSDESEIPETQAQDDMDVDTEGDDQFDELPVPKPSTHRLNRTSGNPDLDASDVQIRRRLGDTIRKYDNLEAKYCDLRDIGVKAAERNFDNLKKESEERAKTANELIAHLKADLAEQRSLAKEGQQRKKQLEEMEAKVSALTTSLADAKQEIKTLTTRLAASRSAEAAASAKVIPGSAVKGSSAAARAIASADVVQTGQLKEDLYGDLTGLIVRVTKRDSAGQVFDCIQTGRNGTLHFKLEVENESSGENYEEAHFTYKPQLDSNRDRELIDMLPDFLVEEIEFPRPHAAKFYARVIKSLTERLD, from the exons ATGTCGCCGGCGAAGAAGGCCAGGGGCAGGCCACCAGCTGCCAACAAAGTCGCAAAGCCTGCCCAGAAGGCTACAAAGGGTCGCGCGGCTGGGAAACTTGCAGCGGCGATTAGCAAAGCTGGAGAAGAGGCCATCAACGACATGTCGAGCAAGGCGAGCGGCAAGGTTTCGAAGCGAGGCCGTAAGGCTGCCGAGAAGGTCGAGATCCAAGAGGAGGATGttgaggacgaggacgaggtgAATAATGCGTCGAATGTCGACAGTATGGCCGAATCAGAAGAGGACACTGCTCCGGCGGTGAAGGCGACTACAGCAAAGACGAGAGGGCGACCGAAGGCAGCAGCTACGATAGCGACGACTACCGACACACCGAAAGGAGTGCCGAATTCTACTACGAAGGATACCGCAAAGTCGACTAAGCGAGGGCGTGGTGCAGGAGCAAAGGCCACCCGGAGTGATGAATCTGAAATTCCAGAGACGCAGGCTCAAGATGATATGGACGTCGATACGGAAGGTGATGACCAATTCGATGAGCTACCGGTGCCAAAGCCGTCAACGCATCGCCTTAATCGGACAAGCGGTAATCCAGACTTGGATGCTAGTGATGTGCAAATCCGGAGGCGCTTGGGCGACACAATCAGAAAGTACGATAACCTGGAAGCGAAATATTGCGATCTTCGGGACATTGGGGTCAAGGCGGCAGAACGCAACTTTGATAATCTCAAAAAGGAGAGTGAAGAAAGAGCCAAAA CTGCGAACGAACTCATTGCGCATCTCAAGGCCGACCTTGCAGAGCAACGTAGCTTGGCCAAAGAAGGGCAACAACGCAAAAAGCAACTGGAAGAAATGGAGGCAAAGGTGTCAGCTCTGACGACTTCCCTAGCCGACGCAAAGCAGGAAATCAAGACCCTGACGACGCGCCTAGCCGCGAGCAGGTCTGCTGAAGCTGCAGCTAGTGCCAAGGTCATACCTGGGAGCGCCGTCAAGGGTTCAAGCGCAGCTGCCAGAGCCATCGCTAGCGCGGATGTTGTGCAAACGGGACAATTGAAAGAGGATCTTTATGGGGATTTAACCGGCTTGATTGTCAGAGTCACCAAACGTGACTCGGCGGGCCAGGTCTTTGATTGCATACAAACGGGGAGAAACGGAA CCCTTCACTTCAAACTTGAAGTTGAGAACGAGAGCTCCGGCGAGAATTACGAGGAGGCTCATTTCACGTACAAGCCACAATTGGACTCTAACAGAGATCGCGAACTCATCGACATGCTGCCTGACTTCCTTGTTGAAGAGATCGAATTCCCTCGGCCACATGCGGCAAAGTTTTACGCGCGTGTCATCAAGTCTCTGACGGAGCGGCTGGACTAA